The following proteins are co-located in the Candida dubliniensis CD36 chromosome 3, complete sequence genome:
- a CDS encoding glutathione S-transferase, putative (spliced gene;~Similar to S. cerevisiae GTT1) translates to MSDTKIIVHWLNYSRSQRVLWLLEELNIPFELKVYLRNKQFRAPKELENVHSLGKSPVIEVVDTKTGESEVIAETGHIFNYILSNYDTTNILTPTDSKFQSQVDYFLHYTEGTLQPKLVALMVHGVAKKRAPFGTKFLMGLLVGGIDDAFYIPDLKKNLNYLEDIIHKQHEKGSKYFVGDKLSGADIILEFPVITNIFQNKRGAQQFGAGDVEKTYPHLNQWAEDMQREPKYIKAQELVAKHETVKPNI, encoded by the exons ATGTCTGACACCAAAATCATTGTTCATTG GCTTAACTATTCCCGTTCACAAAGAGTACTTTGGTTATTAGAAGAGTTGAATATCCCATTCGAACTAAAAGTTTATTTgagaaacaaacaattcaGAGCACCCAAGGAATTGGAGAATGTTCACCTGTTGGGGAAATCACCTGTAATTGAAGTTGTTGACACCAAGACCGGTGAATCAGAAGTCATTGCTGAAACTGGccatattttcaattacaTCTTATCAAACTATGACACTACCAATATCTTAACTCCTACCGATTCTAAGTTTCAGAGCCaagttgattattttttacATTACACAGAAGGAACCTTGCAGCCAAAATTGGTTGCCCTTATGGTTCATGGAGTTGCCAAAAAGAGGGCACCGTTTGGAACCAAGTTCTTAATGGGCTTGTTGGTTGGTGGGATTGATGATGCATTCTACATTCCAGActtgaaaaaaaacctAAACTATTTGGAAGACATCATACACAAGCAACACGAAAAAGGCAGCAAGTACTTTGTTGGCGATAAACTTTCTGGAGCTGATATTATTTTGGAATTCCCTGTGATTACCAACATCTTCCAAAACAAACGTGGGGCTCAACAATTTGGTGCTGGAGATGTCGAGAAAACGTATCCACATTTGAACCAATGGGCAGAAGACATGCAAAGAGAACCCAAATACATCAAGGCTCAAGAATTGGTTGCCAAACACGAAACTGTCAAGCCCAACATCTAA
- a CDS encoding subunit of the prohibitin complex, putative (Similar to S. cerevisiae PHB1;~In S. cerevisiae: subunit of the prohibitin complex (Phb1p-Phb2p), a 1.2 MDa ring-shaped inner mitochondrial membrane chaperone that stabilizes newly synthesized proteins; determinant of replicative life span; involved in mitochondrial segregation), giving the protein MSQRIADFVSKIALPAGITIALAQSALYDVPGGKRAVIFDRLKGVKQGVVGEGTHFLVPWLQKAVIFDVRVEPRVITTTTGSKDLQNVSLTLRVLSRPEVRKLPTIYQTLGLDYGERVLPAIGNEILKSIVAQFDAAELITQREVVSARIRQELSRRAAEFNIELEDVSITHMTFGREFTKAVEKKQIAQQDAERSKFLVERAEQEKKAAIIRAEGEAESADVVSKALAKAGDGLLMIRRLEASKDIASTLANSPNITYLPNGGAGGGDSDGSKNSLLLNIGR; this is encoded by the coding sequence ATGTCACAACGAATTGCAGATTTTGTTTCCAAGATAGCATTGCCGGCCGGTATCACCATTGCATTGGCGCAATCGGCCTTGTATGATGTTCCTGGGGGTAAGCGTGCGGTTATATTTGATCGTTTAAAGGGGGTCAAACAGGGGGTGGTTGGTGAAGGTACCCACTTTTTGGTGCCGTGGTTACAAAAGGCGGTGATATTTGATGTTAGAGTTGAACCACGAGTgattaccaccaccacgGGGTCAAAGGATTTACAGAATGTTTCATTGACATTGAGGGTGTTGAGTAGACCTGAAGTAAGAAAGTTGCCCACCATTTACCAAACTTTGGGGTTGGATTACGGAGAAAGAGTGTTGCCTGCTATTGGTaatgaaatattaaaatCGATTGTGGCCCAATTTGATGCTGCCGAGTTGATCACCCAGAGAGAGGTTGTGTCTGCGAGAATAAGACAAGAGTTGTCGAGAAGAGCTGCGGAGTTCAATATAGAGTTGGAAGATGTGTCGATCACGCATATGACATTTGGCAGAGAGTTCACCAAGGCTgtggaaaagaaacagaTTGCACAACAAGATGCAGAAAGATCGAAGTTCCTTGTGGAGAGAGCAGAACAGGAGAAGAAGGCTGCGATTATCAGAGCTGAAGGGGAAGCAGAGTCGGCAGACGTTGTTTCCAAGGCATTGGCCAAAGCCGGGGACGGGTTATTGATGATCAGAAGATTGGAAGCATCGAAGGATATTGCATCGACGTTGGCAAACTCGCCAAACATCACCTATTTGCCTAACGGCGGTGCTGGTGGCGGCGACAGTGATGGATCTAAAAACTCATTGTTGTTAAATATTGGTCGTTaa